The genomic DNA AACACGACCAATTAATAAAATATAGAAATTGGAAAATAGTGATGATAATCCACATATTAATGAACCACTACCAAATAGAAATATACTAACTAGATACACATATTTTCTTCCTATTTTATCTGCTAATTTTCCAGAGATAGGAATTACAGAAGCGTATGTTAATGTGTATATGGTAATCATCCAAATTCCCGTTTTTTCATTTACTCCAAGGCTATTTTGTATAATCGTTCTTGCTGGTGATACTATTCCAGTATCAATAGCTCCCATAAATATACCTAATAGATAAAGTGTAAGTACTAAAAATATTTTTGGATTACTGTCCTTGTTCTTAATACTAGTATTATGATTCAAGGTAAACACCACCTTAATGTATTAATTTTTCAATATAGGGTTTTAAATCTTCAAATTCTATATGAAGATATGTTGAATATGAAAAAAACATTTTTATTATGATATTGCATACTAATTTGTCATTATTAAAAAAACTTTCTTTTTCTAAAGCTTCATATACTTTATTTGAAAGCTGTTCATGAAAGTCGTCTTTGTGTTTTTTCATTTCAAAAAATCTCTCTGTTTCAAAAGTGTTTAAAAAGTCATTGTATTGGATATTATGAACTTTGTTTATAAAATTTCTTATTTCAGTAAAAATAATGTTTAGTTTTTTTATGTAATCTTCAGTGTTTTTATTGGAGTATTCAATTCGCCTTATCAATAAATCCCATTCAGATTTTGTGATATATTCTATTATTTCTTGTTTTGAATTAAAGTAATTATACACTGTACCTGCACTTATACCACACCTTTGAGCTATTTTCCTTATGCTAATATACGAGTAATCTTCTTCTAAAATCATATCCCGAGACACTTTTAATATATCTTCTTTTACATTTTCTAAAATCTTTGGCATATTACCACCTCTTTTATTAAAATTATTATGAACACTGTTTATTATACTCCTTTAAAATTTATTAATCAATATGTAAGCTATAATGTATAATATTATTATATAGATATGATAGAAAATAAGTGTCTTCTTACTAAATATCTATTATATTAAATTTGTACTTAAGTATGATTATTTATTGAAATATGTGATATTAAATTTTTCTTTTTAATAAATTAAATATTATATGATAAGGAGAATATGGTGATGGAAAAGAAGTATGTAATGGCATTAGACCAAGGAACAACCAGTTCAAGAGCTATACTATTTAATAAAAAAGGCGAAATAGTGAAAATTGCACAAAAAGAGTTCAATCAAATTTATCCAAAAGCTGGATGGGTAGAGCATGATCCTATGGAAATATGGGGGTCACAAAGTGGGGTAATGAGAGAAGTTATAGAAACAGCAGGTATAAGACCAGAAGAAATTGCTTCAATAGGGATAACTAATCAAAGAGAGACTACGGTTGTTTGGAGTAGGTATACTGGTAAACCTATTTATAACGCAATAGTATGGCAGTGTAGGAGAACGTCAGAAATATGTGATGAACTTAAAAATAAAGGATTGGAAGAATCAATAAAAGAAAAAACAGGTCTTTTAATAGATGCATACTTTTCAGCAACAAAAGTAAAATGGATATTAGATAATGTAGAAGGAGCTAGGGAAAAAGCAGAACAAGGAGAGTTATTATTTGGAACTATAGATACATGGTTAATATGGAATTTAACTCGTGGAAAAGTACATGTAACAGATTACTCAAATGCATCTAGAACAATGATGTACAATATAAATGATTTAGAATGGGATGAGGATATATTACGAGAATTGGACATACCAATAAGCATGTTGCCATTAGTAAAACCTTCTAGCTATGTTTATGGTCATACAGATGAGCGCATGTTATCAGGAGCTAAAATACCTATTGCGGGATGTGCTGGAGACCAACAAGCAGCATTATTTGGTCAAAATTGTGTTGAAGAAGGTACTGCAAAAAATACTTATGGAACGGGTTGTTTCTTGCTTATGAATACAGGCAGTAACATAGTTAAATCTAAGCATGGGTTACTTACAACAATTGCTTGGGGAGTTGATGGAAAAGTAACATATGCATTAGAAGGAAGTATATTTATTGGAGGAGCATCTGTTCAATGGCTTAGAGATGAATTAAAGATAATTGAATCTGCAAAAGATAGTGAAATGTATGCAAATAGGGTAGAGGATACTAATGGTGTATATGTAGTGCCAGCATTTACAGGTCTTGGAGCTCCATATTGGGATATGTATGCTAGGGGTTCAATTTTAGGACTTACAAGAGGAGCAAAAAAAGAACATATAGTAAGAGCCACATTGGAATCAATTGCTTATCAGACAAAGGATGTTTTAGAAGCAATGCAAAACGATTCAAAATTAAAACTAAAATCATTAAAAGTTGATGGTGGAGCAAGTAATAATAATTTTTTAATGCAATTTCAATCAGATATATTAAATGTAGATATAGATAGACCCAAAATAGTAGAAACTACAGCTTTAGGAGCTGCTTATTTAGCAGGGTTGTCTGTTGGATTCTATATTGGAAGAAATGAAATTACTTCAAAGTGGTCAGTAGAAAAAGAGTTTAATCCAAATATGAGTGAAGAGAAGAGATGTAAATTATATAAAGGATGGAAAAAAGCTGTATCGAGAGCTTTAAGCTGGGAAAAAGAAGATGAATTGGATATTTAAAAATTAATCAAAGTTAAATTTATTTGAATTTAAAAAGAGCTTTATGTAAAATATGAAGCTCTTTTTTTGTTGTTAATCTTGCATTTTTATATAATCACACTAAATTATATAATTTATTTTTCGTTTTCATATAAAAACATTGGTATAGAATTGTAAATGTGTTGGTCACCAACTACTAAGAGAATGTCTCCTTCTAAAAATTCAATATATGGTCCAGGAGATATTATAAGTTCTTCACCTCTTTTAATTGCAACTATTGTAGCACCTGTATTTTGCCAAAATTTAGTTTGTGCAGCTGTTTGACCAATATATTTGCAATTAGAATTTATGGTGAACTGAACGGGCACTAAAGGATTGATTATTTCAAGTCTGTTAGAATAGTCTAAAATTTTATTTATAGTATCTAATATTTCATTTTCTAAATTAGATTTAGTATCTATTAAATTATAAAGTGTTGATTTATATGATGATATATTTGTAATATCTCTATATTTTTTTATAAAAGAAGAAGCTTTGTCTGGAGATAGTACAATAACACCTTTACCCTTTATGCTTTTAACAACGCCAATGTCCTCTAAAATTTTGACAGCTCTTCTTATCGTTTCTGGAGATACATTGTATTTACCAGCCAAAACAGAGCGTCCAAATAGTACTGAATCCTCTTGTATTTCACCCGTGTATATTTTATTTGCAATATCCAACGCTATTTTTTGGTATATTGGCATCGTATAGTTTTTA from Clostridioides difficile ATCC 9689 = DSM 1296 includes the following:
- a CDS encoding TetR/AcrR family transcriptional regulator — protein: MPKILENVKEDILKVSRDMILEEDYSYISIRKIAQRCGISAGTVYNYFNSKQEIIEYITKSEWDLLIRRIEYSNKNTEDYIKKLNIIFTEIRNFINKVHNIQYNDFLNTFETERFFEMKKHKDDFHEQLSNKVYEALEKESFFNNDKLVCNIIIKMFFSYSTYLHIEFEDLKPYIEKLIH
- the glpK gene encoding glycerol kinase GlpK, whose amino-acid sequence is MEKKYVMALDQGTTSSRAILFNKKGEIVKIAQKEFNQIYPKAGWVEHDPMEIWGSQSGVMREVIETAGIRPEEIASIGITNQRETTVVWSRYTGKPIYNAIVWQCRRTSEICDELKNKGLEESIKEKTGLLIDAYFSATKVKWILDNVEGAREKAEQGELLFGTIDTWLIWNLTRGKVHVTDYSNASRTMMYNINDLEWDEDILRELDIPISMLPLVKPSSYVYGHTDERMLSGAKIPIAGCAGDQQAALFGQNCVEEGTAKNTYGTGCFLLMNTGSNIVKSKHGLLTTIAWGVDGKVTYALEGSIFIGGASVQWLRDELKIIESAKDSEMYANRVEDTNGVYVVPAFTGLGAPYWDMYARGSILGLTRGAKKEHIVRATLESIAYQTKDVLEAMQNDSKLKLKSLKVDGGASNNNFLMQFQSDILNVDIDRPKIVETTALGAAYLAGLSVGFYIGRNEITSKWSVEKEFNPNMSEEKRCKLYKGWKKAVSRALSWEKEDELDI
- a CDS encoding TrkA C-terminal domain-containing protein; the protein is MDKNYTMPIYQKIALDIANKIYTGEIQEDSVLFGRSVLAGKYNVSPETIRRAVKILEDIGVVKSIKGKGVIVLSPDKASSFIKKYRDITNISSYKSTLYNLIDTKSNLENEILDTINKILDYSNRLEIINPLVPVQFTINSNCKYIGQTAAQTKFWQNTGATIVAIKRGEELIISPGPYIEFLEGDILLVVGDQHIYNSIPMFLYENEK